The Prevotella melaninogenica genome window below encodes:
- a CDS encoding helix-turn-helix domain-containing protein, giving the protein MEEAIKLIGERLKGLRESLDISVEEMAETCGVTDEKYLKMEAGESDLSVSRLYKLSQKYGIALDALMFGEEPHMCSYFLTRRGKGMSVERKYAYKYQSLASGFSGRRADPFLVTVEPKPEDAPVNMDIHPGQEFNMVWEGRMDLRIGDKKFILEPGDCIYFDANQPHCMRALDNVPMRFLAIIF; this is encoded by the coding sequence ATGGAAGAAGCGATAAAATTAATAGGCGAAAGATTAAAAGGCTTACGTGAGTCTTTGGATATCTCAGTAGAAGAAATGGCAGAAACCTGTGGTGTCACGGATGAGAAATATCTAAAAATGGAAGCAGGAGAGAGCGACTTGTCGGTTAGTAGACTATATAAGTTGTCTCAAAAGTATGGTATTGCGTTGGATGCTTTGATGTTTGGTGAGGAGCCACACATGTGTTCTTATTTCCTTACACGTAGGGGGAAGGGTATGAGCGTAGAGCGTAAGTATGCCTATAAATATCAGAGTTTAGCAAGTGGATTCAGTGGTCGTAGGGCGGATCCCTTCCTTGTGACGGTAGAGCCAAAGCCTGAAGATGCCCCTGTAAATATGGATATACACCCTGGACAAGAGTTTAATATGGTTTGGGAAGGGCGTATGGATCTGCGAATAGGCGATAAGAAATTTATTTTAGAACCAGGCGATTGTATTTATTTTGATGCTAATCAGCCCCATTGTATGCGCGCTTTGGACAATGTGCCAATGCGCTTCTTGGCTATTATATTTTAG
- a CDS encoding AMP-binding protein, producing the protein MIERYLIQTHFTSEEYFRDNLHFVVPETFNFAYDVMDEWAKVAPDKLALLWTSERGEELRATYAEFKEQTDQAAAYFLSLGIRRGDKVMLILKRHYQWWISMMALCKIGAVAIPATHMLTASDIVYRNQRASVKAIICVNDEYVTTQVREAMSESPTVEVLVAVNSLAQKGCPVAEGFHDWFAEWEKAPAFVRPEEVNVNEDTMLMYFTSGTSGEPKMVAHDYLYALGHLVTGVFWHNLDEDSIHLTVADTGWGKAVWGKLYGQWFAGATVFVYDHEKFSAEKIMRMMEKYRITSFCAPPTIYRFMLQEDFSQYDLSALKYCTTAGEALEPVVFQKFYEFVGVKMMEGFGQTETTMTLGTFPWVKPKPGSMGKPNPQYDVKLLKSDGSPCEDGEKGEICIDTSAGKVIGLFKGYYRDTELTEKVWNDNLYHTGDLAWRDEEGYYWFVGRADDVIKSSGYRIGPFEVESALMTHPAVVECAVTGVPDEIRGMIVKATVVLANDWKGKADDAFVKELQNHVKRVTAPYKYPRIIEFVDALPKTISGKIRRVEIRERDK; encoded by the coding sequence ATGATAGAAAGATATTTAATACAAACACATTTTACTTCAGAGGAATATTTTCGTGACAACCTACATTTCGTAGTTCCTGAGACATTTAACTTTGCGTATGATGTCATGGATGAGTGGGCGAAGGTTGCACCAGATAAGTTAGCTTTGCTGTGGACCAGTGAACGTGGAGAGGAGTTGAGGGCAACGTATGCCGAGTTTAAAGAGCAAACCGACCAGGCAGCAGCTTACTTCCTTAGTCTTGGTATTCGACGTGGAGACAAGGTTATGCTGATATTGAAACGTCATTATCAATGGTGGATTTCGATGATGGCGCTGTGCAAGATAGGTGCTGTGGCAATTCCTGCAACCCATATGTTGACGGCAAGTGATATCGTTTATCGAAATCAGCGTGCGTCTGTAAAAGCTATAATATGTGTCAATGATGAATATGTGACTACGCAGGTTCGAGAGGCTATGTCCGAGAGTCCAACGGTAGAGGTACTTGTTGCGGTTAACTCATTGGCACAGAAGGGTTGTCCTGTAGCAGAGGGATTTCATGATTGGTTTGCTGAATGGGAGAAAGCGCCAGCCTTTGTGCGTCCAGAGGAAGTGAATGTAAATGAAGATACGATGTTGATGTATTTCACAAGTGGTACCAGCGGTGAACCGAAGATGGTGGCGCATGATTATCTCTATGCGTTAGGACATTTAGTAACAGGTGTTTTCTGGCATAACCTTGATGAGGATAGTATCCATCTAACTGTGGCTGACACGGGATGGGGAAAGGCTGTGTGGGGTAAACTTTACGGACAATGGTTTGCGGGTGCAACGGTCTTCGTGTATGATCATGAGAAATTTTCGGCAGAGAAAATTATGCGTATGATGGAGAAATATCGTATTACTTCGTTCTGCGCACCTCCAACTATCTACCGTTTTATGTTGCAAGAAGACTTCTCACAGTATGATCTTTCTGCGCTGAAGTATTGCACTACGGCTGGAGAAGCTCTTGAACCAGTTGTCTTCCAGAAGTTTTATGAGTTTGTGGGAGTCAAGATGATGGAAGGTTTTGGACAAACGGAAACGACAATGACTTTGGGTACTTTCCCTTGGGTTAAACCTAAGCCGGGCAGTATGGGTAAACCGAATCCGCAGTATGATGTTAAGTTATTGAAGTCGGACGGCTCTCCGTGTGAAGATGGTGAAAAGGGTGAAATCTGTATAGATACCAGTGCTGGGAAGGTGATAGGACTCTTTAAGGGATATTATCGTGATACTGAACTGACAGAGAAAGTTTGGAATGATAATCTTTATCATACTGGTGATTTGGCATGGCGTGATGAAGAAGGATATTATTGGTTTGTAGGTCGTGCTGATGATGTTATAAAGAGTTCGGGTTATCGTATTGGGCCGTTTGAGGTAGAGAGTGCACTGATGACTCATCCTGCAGTTGTTGAGTGTGCAGTAACGGGTGTGCCGGATGAGATACGTGGTATGATTGTAAAGGCAACTGTTGTCCTTGCCAATGATTGGAAGGGTAAGGCTGATGATGCATTTGTGAAGGAATTGCAAAATCATGTGAAGCGTGTGACAGCTCCCTACAAGTATCCACGTATCATAGAATTTGTTGATGCGTTACCGAAAACAATCTCTGGAAAGATTCGACGTGTGGAAATTCGTGAACGTGATAAGTAG